The region GCTGCTGGCCCTCCGTTTCCACTCCACCGTCTGCACCTCAGTTCCCCAGGGTCCTTCCCCCAGGCCTCACCTGGGGTCCCTGCTGCCCACACGCAGCCCACAGAGCcctccacctgccctccctcGCCAGGTGGCTGGCGGCTCCTGCTGTGCACAGGGGCAGAGTTGTCAGCAgagcctgctccccacccccgcccctcagACCAGGCCCCACCCGCAGGGCCCGTCTCCGTcagcctccctctgccttctGGTTGGGGCCTCCCGCTCCCGGCCGTGGGCTCCCACTCCGGCGTCCACCGTCCAGGCTGCCTGCTCCCTCTCACAGGAGGTTTCTTCAAAGGGCTGTCCACACCGGCTGCCCCCCACTTCCCGGGCCCAGGGCTACCTGGCACAGGGTGGCACCTGTTCACCTGCCCAGGCTCCTGTCCCTCTCCTAGACCCAGGCCctcccaggcagcctggggccctCCGTCAAGGCTTCCACCCACTGGGCTTGCGGGGCTTTGACCGTAAGGCCTGTGTTACTGCCCCAACTCTCTTACGGTCTCCAAGACCATAATGCCTTTGTGTGGCTTTTCCTAAAGTCTAGTCTGTCCCCAGGACCCTGTCCAGGCATGGCTCCTCTTGTTTTCTGGGGAGTCGACCCACCTGGCCGAGGAGGCCGTGGACACGGGCCTCCCTGGTGCTTTCTGCCTGTGCTGCTCTGGCGGGTGGATCTGCTGCCTGGGAGCCCCGGCGGACGTGGGCTTCAGGTGGCCTCCTGTCGAAGCGGAGAGAAGGGAGCACTCTGCTCCCGTGACGGGCATTAAGCTTCTGCACACCGCCTCCGTGGCTCCGTGCGGTGCGCCCTCGGTGAGGAGCAGTGACTCCAGAGCTCACGGACctgccttcctgtcttcctccagAGCAGCTGCTGATCGGGCTGAAGGACAAGGACACGGTCGTGCGGTGGTCTGCAGCCAAAGGGTAGGTGCCGCCGTCTCACCGAGCATGGAGCTGGGCCCGGGGGCTGGTGGTCCCCCAGGGTGTGCTGAGCCCTGACTCACTCGGTCCCCCCGTGGAGTCCGAGAACGCAGACCTCCTCTCGTCTGCCCTTAACGACCTGCATCCTGACtgactttgtttttattgagTCTCTTtagaagtggggagagaggagagagagagggagggggagagaggagagagaggtggggagatagagggagggaggcatACATCAGTTTGTTggtttatgcatttattcattccttgggtgattcttgcatgtgccctgactgggcatcaaacccacaacctcagcatatccggatggtgctctaaccagctgagtcacactgATCAGGGCCGAGTGTCCTGGAGGTAAAGATAATCACTGATGTTCACTCGAGGCCCCTTCTTTTTCTTGCGGCTCTGTCTAGACGGGGCAGAATGAAGAGCACCTGCTCTTCAGAGGCGCTGACCGTCGCCCTCGGTCATGCCTGAGGGGCTGGCCTGCTGAGCGGGCACCCGCCCCgcagggccaggctgcctcagGACAGTCCGAGTCTCTcgtggggggggatggggggacaGAGCACAGAGTAGAGGTTGATGACGTCGGTGCGCCTTCTGTtgtggaaagaagtaaaatggggtgagggtgctgggggggggggttggggaccACCCCCGGGCTTTTCTGCTGATCCGTTCAGATGTGCGAGTGCTCGGACTGTGCAGGGGGCGCAGGGCAACCTGTGAGTCCAGAGTCACGTCTGGCTGGAGTgctccctgggctgggagccagggcccTTCCTGGAGCGCCTTGGCCAGGACCCAGGCCGGCAGGGGCGCCTTGGGGATGCTGGTCCCACATCAGGTGGCCTGACGGGAGTCTGCAGTCGGCGTCTGGTGTGGGAGCGGCGTCCCCCAGAGGTGGGAGTACCTGAGGGGCTGGGTGTGTGACCTCCAGGGGGTGCTGCACTCCCACCCCCTTTGGTCAGCCCTCGGGGGCGCACAGAGCCCGAGGAGCCCCCTGGAGGGGAGGTGGCCTTCCGGACAGCGCAGCCAGTGCTGGCCGGCTCCGGGGCCGCCTCTGCTTCCCCTTCCTCCGGAGGGCGGGGAGTCGCCCGGGACGGCTCCTGGTCTTGCGTGCGGCTCCCACGGTGGGCTGGCAGTGCTGATGTGCCGCCTCCCTCTTCCAGAATCGGCAGGGTGGCTGGAAGGCTTCCCCAGGAGCTGGCGGACGACGTGGTGGGGTCAGTGCTGGACTGCTTCAGGTATGTGGCGGGAAACTGTGGCTTTTCTCTCTTACATCCTGTCACGTTCTGTTAGACTGACCTTCTCGTCAGAGCCCtagagtgttttttttcctttttaagtgaGTTGTAGGACTCTGGTTACTCCTGGTATGTTTATCAGCTCAGATCCCATCACCTTTCAAAACCttagggagaaagaaaaccagtcatgagcacacacacaggcacaggcaGTCGTAGGACCTGTGGTCGGCACTGTCCCAGGGCACAGGCTGTGATGGCGGAATGTTCTGGATCTGCCTCTAGGGCAGCCACGAGCCACCTGTGGCTCTTGAGACTTAAAAAGAGGCTAGTGTCCCTGAGGTCTGAATTGTAAGTTTTATTTAACTTGACCGGATTTAGCTTGAAGCAGCCAGGCGTGGTGGTGGCTGTGTTGTATCTCGCCCGGCCTTTCAGAGGATTCTGTGGGCAGACGGGCAGCCCGTGACACAGGTGTGGGCCTCCGTGTGCAGGCGGCGAGGTTGGGTGGTGAGCCGGGGGCCTGCAGGGCCGGGGCAGAGCAGCGCCCGGGCGGCACAGTGCTCCCGGGTGCGCGAGTGCGTGCGTCGGCGGCAGGCGCGGTGAGCAGGTAGTTCCTCTGGGGCCCTCACTTGTGCAGGCGTCTCCCCTGGTTTGGGGAGCGGGTGTTTGGGGAGCGGGTGCTGTCTGCTGGTCACTGGCTGCACGCTTGCCCTCGTTAGCTGGAGGCTCTTCTCGTCAGGCGCTGCATGTGGGAAGTGTGCCGTCAGCACTTTCGGGTGCTCGGTGTCGCCGGGGCAGCTCCGCGAGCGTCCCGCAGAGCCCCTGCTGCTCCCGAGCCGGCTGCTGCTTGCACTGTGCCTCGGGCCTGCTCGGCGACAACTCGAGGAGTGCAGGAAACAGTGTCAGACGTGGGTCACCCGTCTCAGAGTAGTGGTGAGCGTGTGGCCAGCCGGTCTCCTTGCGGAGACATCTCCCTGCCTGCAGACGCACACACTTCTTGGCGGGCCGTGCGGGGCCACGGTCCCGGGACGGGCCAGTGGGGGCTTTCCTCGCTCCCTGGCCGTTCTGCCTGCTTGTTGGAGGGCATCTTCCTGGAGCTCTTTCCTGGAGGGGTGGTGGTGGCCATGCTCGGTGCCGGGGCCCAGCTGGGTGCGGGGGTGGCCACGAGGGCTGGCCACTGGTGTGGCCACGGTGGAGTGTCCTGCTCTTGGGAGAAGGCAGAGCTCTGAGAGAGGATTTGGGAGCCTTTCCTCCAGCCTCTTCTCCAGGATGGCTGTCTGCGtccatctcttccttctttcctcttcctgttctttctctctggttGGTTAGAGCTCCTTTGTACGGAACTCCCCCTTCCCTGGcacagcctctccctccccttcacccACTGCTCTCCCTCCCGAAGCCTCTCCCCACGGTGTCGACCGTCGTTTCTATCAGGAGACCTGTCTGTGGTCAGGTGTGTGGCCTTTCCCCAGCCCAGCAGATGTAGTCCAGCTTCTCTTGTCCTTGCGAGTTTAACCTGAAGTGCTCCTGGCCTTCACGTTGTCATTTGGATGAGCTCTGGCTCTGCAGCGGAGCCCTGTGGGGCGGGAAGGCCTCCCCGCTCCCTGCGTGCACCCGCGACGCCGCGTCTTCCTGGTGGTGCCTGCACACCACGGGCATGAGACGGGCCCGGCGAGGAGTCAGCCACAGGCCGGGGCTTTCTGAGATGTGGAGGGGCAGGTGCTAGCGGCTCGGCAGGGGCTGGGCACAGCAGCCGTCCCATCCTCGTGTGTCTTCCTGGGCCATGGGAGCTGCCGGCCCTTTCTGAGGTGGGTCAGAAACAGGACGCCTGCTCTGCTGGCTGCAGCTGCGCCTGCTCCCAGGGCGGACTGCACGCCCTGCCGTCCCTGGGCCAGGCCGTGGGCTGCAGAGCCGCCTGCGTCCCTGAGGGGCTTCACCGGGGGCCTCCGCTGGCtgcagccccgccctgccccgccgcGCCTCCTGAGTGTAGTGCAGCCGTCCGTCAGCCCCACCAGTCCCCTCGCTGGCCCCGCAGTGTCAGCCTGGGGCAGGCCTACAGACCTGTGCTGCAGGCGCTGATGTCTCCTGGGGGGTTTGGGGAGTGGCTGGTGCACCGTCCCTGGAGCACCTGCTGTGGCGGGTTCCCCAGGACCTGACTCACCACCAGGCCTCTgcagaggagggggagcagggcagtGCTCTCCACTTAAACTGGGTTTTGTGTGTCCTGGGCCTGCAGGTGTTTTAAAAGCTCACGGCCGGGTTTTGGTTAAGGTGCAGGGTTGGGACTTCAGCCAGCTGGGCCTCGGAGGAGCCGCTGGGGTCTCAGGCGGCCTCTGTGTTCTCAGTTTCCAGGAGACAGATGACGCCTGGCACGGCGGCTGCTTGGcgctggcagagctgggcaggaGAGGCCTGCTGCTCCCCCCGAGACTCCCAGACGGTGAGTACCTGCAGCCTGCTGGCTTCGCCTGGTCAGGACTGCTGTGAGCTGggtgcctccctgccccccacgtGGCCTGCGTGTGCCACACCCTGCCCATGCCCTCGCTGACCGACGTCGTGTTTGCGGGAGAGGATGTGCTGGATCCCGCTCAGCCTTCCTCCTCGTGTGGGGCTTTCTCAGCTCCTTGTGGCCGCGTCTCCCTGCTGTGCAGTTTCAGCGCCCAGCTGTGCTGCATGCCTGGATCTGGGGGACACAAGCCTCTGTGACACTGAGACGGTCTTGTCCCCAGGGCCAGTGTTCACTACTGTGGGGGTGCTCTGGGCCGTTGTGAGTGCGTGCGCTGCAGCCGTGTTTATCACCAGGAGGGACGCGTGGTCCAGTGGGGGCCAGGCGTGTGTGGAGCAGTGGGCGGGGGCTTGTCTGCAGGGCGAGGCTCTGGGCCCGAGTCTGGACCTCGGCCCGTGACGTGTGGCTCTGCTTCCTGCGGGTGCTGAGTCGCGAGAGGGCAGGGGGCCTCCCTCTGCTCTTCGCCACCCGGGTCGGTGTCAGAAACGGAAGAGCCCCGtgtgccctggggctgggcctcgACGGCCACGTGTGCAGCCGGTGGCGTGTGGTTGTTCTCGACGCTTTAGGGCGCTTAGTGACAGCGGCCCCGTGGGTGCCCAAGAGCGCTTTGACCCGCTCTGCCTCCCTCTGAGCTGATGTCGGTGTCTCATACCGATCGAGCGTGCTGCGGAGCGTGTTACGTGCGGCCGAGTGCAGTCACTTTGAAGTGACGCCGTCCTGCACGCTTGCAGGCGGGCGGCGCGCAGCGGGTGGGCGTCGTGCTGCTCTCGCGCCCTGCCCGCTCCGCGCCGCCCTCGACTCCCACGGGCCGCGGCCCCGGGCGCCGGCGCTGCCCCTGCACGCACGCTGCTGAGGCTCCGGGCTGTTGTGTGTCCCGTGGCGCGAGGTGCCAAGTGTTTTCAGACTACGTTTTTAAGAATGTACGTTGTTACCACAAAGTTGATCAGAACAGCAGCGAACAACACTGGGCCGGCCTACAGCTCTGAGCGAGAGGGGTTTTAGGTCAGGCCACGCCTGGTGGGTGAGCGCCGCTCCTGTGCAGGGCCAGGCGAGATTCTGGTCGACACTTCATTGTGCTGCTATTTAAAGACTCGAGCACTGTGCCCACAAGCCTTGTTCCacgtgcagggggcgggggcggctctCCCGCGTCAGCCGCGTGTGTCCTCCGACACCCCTGGACCTGCGTTCTGCTGACAGCCGTCTGCCCGGCTGAGGCCCTTCTCCCAGACAGTGGGCTCATGCCCACCCTCGGCACCCCCGGCTTCTCCAGGGGCCCTGTGTTGACACCCCGGGCGGTCTGGGGGGCAAGTGGGAGAAGCGGCTGTTGTGCAGGGGTAGGCGAGGGGAGCCTGGGATTTGGACCGGAGTGGTTTCAGGCAGCTGAGGCTCTGGAACCCCCCTGGGGCCTGAGGGCCCTTCGGAGAGTTTCCAGGGGGCCCCAGGGTGGCGCCCATGCCCGAGCTCAAGGACCGCTGGTCTGCATGTGCACTCACatcctcacacatgcacacacatgcacatacatgtacacacatgcacacattctttttctcagttttaattgcTGCCTCAGCTCttgtctcttttttcattttaagtttattatgGCAAAATACACTAAAGTGTTACACAGTtcatctttgtcttcattttgtgtACCCTTAAATTTCATCTATGACTTTATTGGAAAATTAGCAGTTCAGACGtcattttagggagagggaaatgaGGCTGAGTGAGTCAGAAAACCCATTGTAACGTTGTACAGAACAGAACCTAGTGAAAATGGCTTCACCAGCAGTGCGTTTCCCCCGTCGGAAtaaattatttgcataaataGCCTTTTGCTAGGTGTGTAATCTTCAGTCGTAACGGATCACAACGTTTTTACATGCAGCACTTGCATGATAGCACTGCAGAtgttttttctggaattttcagttACTTCAAAACACAGTCGGTTTAATAATACAGTTAAGACAGGGTGTTCTAGTGCTAAGATATTTACAAGGAAAGTATTTCGAAAAGGTTTTCCGTGAGGTGGCTTACATCTGAAAGTGACCTTTCAGCTTTACCTGCTTCGTTTGGTATCTCGCAGCAGTGAAAGCCAGCGTCTAACGTGTCGGCCTCGTGAGTCACTCAGGTGTTCTCACAGCCCCGAGTGGGAGCACCCTGGAACATTCTGTGTGGCATTTACAGAAAGTGAACTGAATTGCGGCTTGCTTTCTGCGTGTCTTTTTGAGAAGAAGAAACTGCCTTGCAAAAGCCGACCAGTAAAAGAATGAAGGTGCCCTTGAAGGCTTGCTGCTCTGTGACCCGCCTTTGGGGGCGCCGGGCCGAGCTCTCagcgggtgggtgggcgggctggcGCTAAGACAGCCGGGTCCTCTTCCGGAGCGTGAACACTCTGGCCGTGTCGCTCGGCTTCGCCTTCTTGGCCCCCTGCTGGGCCCTCCCTGTGTCCCGTGGGCTCGTTCTCTTCTGCGCTTTGGGTCTGAGGCCGCTGGGAGGCTCTTGGCCTGCAGAGGCACCTGCTGTGGGTGCGTCGCATTGGCAGGTGGGCTCCTGGGCCACGGCTTCCCCGTCGCCCACCCGGACGGGGCCCGGGCTGTAGGCTGCCAGCTGGCAGAGGGCCACGGCCGCTGTCTGCTTCTGCTCGTCACTGTTGTCCGCCACCCGTGCGTCCTGGGCCTCCCCCGTGGGGCTGGCCACTGGACCCTCGTCAGAGCTGGGGCCGTTCTGGTTGGTCTCGGTGCGGTCCGGCCCATCTCCAGAACCTTCTGGCTCAGCCGTCTGAGAAGCAGGAGCCGGTTCCGGCTCCCGTGGCGGGCTGTGCGGGGAGGGCCTTGGCGTCAGGGCGTTGCAGGGGTCCTTCACCGAGAGGTTGAGAGGCATGTCCTGCAGCTCTGCAAAGTCTTTGTACGTGGGGGGGTGGGTGGCTGCTGGCTTGGTCTCCGGTTTCTTGGAGAGGTTCAGCGGGGCTGCCCCGGAACCACCCTCTGGGCTGGATGGGGCGCTGTCGCAGGTGCTCCCTGCCTGGGCTGGAGCGTCGGTGCTCACCGCTTCGGGGCTGGAAGAGGCAAAAGAAAGGCTTAGCAGGGACCTTGCTTAGGGAGGCTGCTGTGTGAAGCTCTTTGAGCGAGCAGCTTGCTAACTGAGCACAACCCAGAGGCATGACTTTGGGGGTTTTGAGAATAGGAAATGTTCTTACCTTTTTGGGgagttgtctctgttttccagaGCTTGGGAATGGGGGCGCTCTGTGCTCTTCATGATGGGCTTGAAGGCGGTGAGGCTCCGTTCGGGCTGCTGGAGCCTTCCCAGGGCACTGCAGGTGGGCTTGTCTGAGAGGCTGCCCAGTCCAGCACATGGCTGGCTGGTCTGTGTGAAGTTGGTGGGACTCGGCCTTCCTGGGGAGCCGGTGGCCGCGCTGCCCGCACGCGGGCTCATCTTGGTCGCTTCTGTGTCCCTCTGCCTGTCTTTGGGAGGGTCTTCAGCCTCGGGAGTCGGGCTCTCTTTGTCAAACTCTGCGTGTTTTTTGTGGGAGTCGGAAGGGTTTGACTTGGGCGGACTTGAGGCCCGGTAGGCCAGGCCAGCTTCTTCCAGCAGGTGAGAGCTTTGATCTTGTGAAACCCCGGTGACGAGTGGCAGTCTGAGACCGTAGGAGGAGAACGCAGACTCTGGCCTGTAGAATCCGTAAGGAATCGGCAGGTTGGGGTGGTACTGCTGGAAGAACCTGTAGTGCTCATATGTCGGGGGAGAGGGGTTCAGGTGCTTGGGCAtgggccctgggtggggcaggaagtGCCTCTGGTCTTGGGCCCCGTAGACGGACAGCAGGGGGGCGCCACACTCCGGCGGGTCCCCGGCCAGTCGGAAGGGCGTGTAGATGGTGGCCAGTCCGTGCTCGGCGTAAAAGTGAGGGGGGTACTCAGGGATGGTAGGGTGCACGTAGGGGGAGAGGGCACCGAACCCCTTTGTGGGTGGGACTTTATGTGGAAACTCGGGTGGGAGGAAAGGCGAGCCTGCTTTCCATGGGTAGGCAGGGGCGTGGAAGGCCGACTTGGCATGGAAGGCGGCGGCCTTGGCGGTGGGGCCTGGCAGGGCCAGCGGCTCGAGAGCCTCAGCGTGCTCGGGCCCTTTGAGTCTGTGGTCTCCCACGGGGACAAAGGCCGACGGCCGCACGACGCCCTCCAGGG is a window of Phyllostomus discolor isolate MPI-MPIP mPhyDis1 chromosome 8, mPhyDis1.pri.v3, whole genome shotgun sequence DNA encoding:
- the ZNF750 gene encoding zinc finger protein 750 → MSLLKERKPKKPHYIPRPPGKPFKYKCFQCPFTCNEKSHLFNHMKYGLCKNSITLVSEQDRVPKGSKPSSLDPKHAHPPDPAVKPTSSKSAAHRLPHLDAKLPLSLAKDDAKENVELQVHGPHKGAGQKPSPHKEAAHLGPAPEAAPGTQPTLEGVVRPSAFVPVGDHRLKGPEHAEALEPLALPGPTAKAAAFHAKSAFHAPAYPWKAGSPFLPPEFPHKVPPTKGFGALSPYVHPTIPEYPPHFYAEHGLATIYTPFRLAGDPPECGAPLLSVYGAQDQRHFLPHPGPMPKHLNPSPPTYEHYRFFQQYHPNLPIPYGFYRPESAFSSYGLRLPLVTGVSQDQSSHLLEEAGLAYRASSPPKSNPSDSHKKHAEFDKESPTPEAEDPPKDRQRDTEATKMSPRAGSAATGSPGRPSPTNFTQTSQPCAGLGSLSDKPTCSALGRLQQPERSLTAFKPIMKSTERPHSQALENRDNSPKSPEAVSTDAPAQAGSTCDSAPSSPEGGSGAAPLNLSKKPETKPAATHPPTYKDFAELQDMPLNLSVKDPCNALTPRPSPHSPPREPEPAPASQTAEPEGSGDGPDRTETNQNGPSSDEGPVASPTGEAQDARVADNSDEQKQTAAVALCQLAAYSPGPVRVGDGEAVAQEPTCQCDAPTAGASAGQEPPSGLRPKAQKRTSPRDTGRAQQGAKKAKPSDTARVFTLRKRTRLS